The Rhinolophus sinicus isolate RSC01 linkage group LG07, ASM3656204v1, whole genome shotgun sequence genomic interval CCTATGTTTAAACTTTTTTGGCTCAGTAGGTTGTCAGTAAACTGTAGTTGTGGTCTGAATGCAaacctctgtattatttttttaagtgctagCTTTCGTGACTTACAAGAAAGGGCTAGTTGCAGAACTACTGAGGTTGACATGGACATTGATTTGTAAACTTACTATCTAAATGAAATCTTTATCACCATAAATTCCAAGAGCAATATATCTCATCATACATGCATGTGGAAAAGTTCCACGTCTTTGCTCTTAATACCCAGAACAGATGTACTTTATTTTGATTACCAATTTTGCATCACAGAATAGCATGACTCATTGTACCTAGGTAAAAACTGAAGATATAAATCAGACAGTGGTTCTACAAAGTTTAAGAGTGTTATGACATCAAATTTGAAGACTTCTAGAAGACTTGTTTTAAAAAGGTTATAACAGAAAGTCCCAGTAAAGTTGCCTCTGTGGATGCATGGCCTCTGCAGTCACACAGGACGCTGTGTTTAGAAAGACCCGTGGCTTGGTTTAATGTCCTACTGTTCctgttttgaaattcttaatgccgtgtttccccaagaataagacctaaccggaaaagaagccctagcatgatttttcaggataacatcccctgaacataagccctaatgcgtctttgggagcaaagattaatataagatcccgtcttattttcagtgaaacatggTAATATATGAATAAGGGGCCTCCATTTTCATTTTACGCTGGGCACGCTAACTACACAGCTggtcctgaggcccagagaagataATATTACTCAGTAATATTGAGTACTGCCTACTCACTTTCCAAGAAAATAAGCAGAGATGGAATAACCAAAATAGAATATAGGATTTTCTCTGAAGTAGATACCCCAGCCCTCTTCCCACTTTCCCTGTCGTGTGAAGAGAACTGGAGAAACAGTAGCAGCGGTGTGTAGTCTACTGCTTGCCACACAAAGTGTGGCCTGTGCTACCAGCAGCAGTAGCCCCTGGGAACTTTCTAGAAAAACAGATTCAGGATTCACTCCAGAACTGCTGAATTAGAATTTGTATTTTCTGTGCACTTTAAATTGGAGAAACAGAGATGAGCTGTTCCAAGAGTTATCCAAAACGTGTGATAATAGACAGCTGAAGTCACCCAGGCCCTTCAAAAGGGAGTCCCCCCTTCCACTAGCAAGTAAATCCTTAATCTAAGATGCTGCCAAGATGgatttgaatatttcttttgttccttctATGGTCCATAGCATTGGATTAATACAAAGTGATATGGttccaaaataataaacacaaggaaaagaaagcacGAAGAATGTGTTACTATGAATTAAACTGAGCAGGTGGAATGCAGTGTAACAATAATGAGCTGGGAAAGCtgccttaaaaataaacagctaccttgtttccctgaaaataagacctagccggacaatcagctctaatgtgtcttttggagcaaaaattaatataagatccggtcttatttcactataatattaTACCCgttctttaatataatataatacaatataatataatactgggttttatattaatttttgctccaaatgatgcattaaagctgattgtctggctaggtcttattttcagggaaatagggtaacactgagcacttaaaatgtgccAGGTATTTTACAGTGTTTTACGTGgattactttatttaaatttcaccatAAACTTAAGAAGTAGCTGCTATCCCTATCTTCCTGTGCAAGTGGAGAAAAGTTTTGAAATGGTCATAATATAATCAATCACGAAATTGTGCATTAGTTCCACAACTGTACATTTTTGTTACGTATTGATAAACGTCTACTGAATGGATGTGTGTGCAAATTCGCAAACCTTATTTCAGAATTAGCTTCCGAAGGTGCGGGATCAGCGCAGAAGAAACAGGAATAACGCTAAGTTAAATTCAACTACTGCCTAAAGCTTTCATTTTGagataaaagggagaaaaataaaggactGGAAGTGCAAGACACCCAATAGCTCGTATCTGCATGTTACTGTATAAAGAAAGACTCAGGCTGTTCTCTAATAGATGGAAGATGAAACCAGAAAGCATGTGGTCAAATGCTTGATGCTTCCCCTACCCCAGCCCCGCAAAACGCGAATCTCAACACTTTTCAGTTAAGAGACTCCCAGGTACAGAGCAATGGGGACTAACGGATCGTCAGTCTCCAGAACCGCACACCCACTCCGCTGCTCCCGCCCCGCAAACGCGGGAGGGGGAGGAGCCGACGAACCGAAAGGGAAACGGCCGCGGGCCTCGGCGCTGCCATGGAGCCGCTGTGGAGGCTCTGGCTGCTTTACTGCTGGTGTTGCTGCGGTGGTGGCCGCGGAGCCGCTCCCGCTGACACCTTTACCCGGACTGGACCGCGGAGCCGCGAGCAACAGGCAGCCGCCTTCCGGGTACCGAGCACGAGTCTCCCCGTTTGTTTCCTTCTCGCCTTTTCCTGTCCCAAGTCTGGGCTGGGGCCGAGGGGTCACCGATTGCTTCCCCTCCGGGTGGTCCCCTTGCTCTCAGTTCTGACGCGTCTGGGGTTTCTGAACTGGGTTTACCCCAGCGaacttttccctccctttcccacGTGCCTGGGTCTTGCTCCCTCCCATGACTTTGCTAAGCAAAAGATTTGGTTTTGCAGTAAAGATTTGTCACTGTGGATTTATATGATGCGCCCAAACTAATTAATGGATCTGTCCGAAGTGTTCTTGATTGGAAGAAGCACCCCCTTTTAGCAGAACCCCTTCTCACTGCTTCCAAAGCTGTCCCATTTCACAGTTACAGGAACCAAAAATGAGCGGAAGAAACCTGTCATTTTTCTTCCGGAGGGAGGCGCTGATAACCGCTTTCTATAAtcagaattttataaataaagcagaGCCTGCACTGAGCAAGCTCAGAGAATCCTCCTGTTCAGTTATGATTTTCCTGAACTGTGGCTCCTTAGACTCATGTGCCACCTTACAAGTTCACCTCGTGGAGACTGATTGAGATAAAGGGgaagcatttcatttattttccatattattcTGAAGAGTCTTCATAATAATGTTTAGATTTTACCCCAGCATTAATACTCTGGAATAGACCAATCAGATGCGTGTCAATAAGGTTGATTGTGAGctttaagacaaaatatttattaatgtcaAAAGGACatgtttttcctaattttataatcataaaataatatactCAAGGTTTTTGGGCCTGTGTCTCCTTCCAAACAGGAATCTGATATGTCTTATTGTATATAACTCATTCAATAAGCACATtcagttaaaacaaaagaaaacaaaaaatatgtaaagataattatttttcaccAGATCTGTTTGAAGGCTGTTTTGATTTCTCAGCTCCCATTTTTCTAGTATGTGATGCATCTGTTTTTCAAACTCCTGCTCCTTTCAAAACTGCTAGTATGTTTTCTGTGTATTCCTCACAACTACatcttttctttcatcaatgAGGGTAAggttcattttaatattttatatgtatgacTTTAGGGACATTTACTATACAGTTGACCACTATTACGTCCTCCATTACTTTATGTTAAAAACATATGCTAACTGATCCTTTACCTATGTCGATTCTATCATGGGTTGTTAATATGATGGGGAGTTGGAGTTCACTACAGACTCACAGGTTGTGATGCTTCTATGAAATCTGCTCTAACGGCAAGAATCGAGGTAGACCAGGAAAATCACTTGAAAGAATAGTTCATTCCAGAAATGAAATGCAATGCTGTTTAAAATTTAAGTCATTTGAAACCACTATTGGGTGGACTTGATGTGTGTTCTGCTGTTATAGCAAAGAGGAAGTAAATATTCTTGGATATACTGATACTATTATTTTACTATGAAAACAATctatggtctctctctctctctgtctctccccccctccccatcaCAGGATCAGTGACTGAGAACAAATGGGTGGAGGGTCAGGGAGAGCCATCTGACCGCAATGCAGCTCTGACCCTTagtgaagaagagaggaaaggaaggttgGGGGAAGTGTGCTAGACTGCTGTGCAGTCCGAGGAAGGGTGGGAGAGGCCATTAGGGACTCATTAATCAAAACACCAGCTTTCAGGGGAGTGCCATATTTCCCCTAAAAGCCAGTCTGACTGCTTAGTCATTGGCTAGGTGCAGGCTATGGGAACTGTGGCCTCCTTTGGTCTAATCCTGGTAATTCAGCCTACAGAAGTTGGACTCCCTGTAGATGGAGGTCTGTGAGGCCCGTTCTCATGGCTGCCACACACTGTGCATGCTCAGTGTCCTACATTCTCAATGCCTTCCCTGGTTACTTCAGCTCACAAAGATGGCCAAGCAAGACTTACAGAATAACTGAATCCTCTGAATTACTTGGCGGTAGCTGTCTCTGACTTATGTTACTTGCTTTGCATTTCAGTTCTATTCTTTGTATTTATACTTCTCCACTCCAAATTATATTCAAAGCTCTGATTCATCaagataaggaaaaaataagattatgATAAGTCCTAGTGATAGCttgcttaaaaataaacagcttaaaGCTATTCATGGCATAAGGTATGTAAAATGtcatgcatgtatttatttatcaacaGTTATTAATTAAGCATCTTTTGTATGCCAGGTATGTGCTCGGTGTGGGGAACACAGTGATGAATGACAGACAGGCCTTGCCTTCATTTTGCTTATAGGTTTAAGAGGCAGACACACAATaaacagataaatgcaaaaataaatatagaagaacTAGAGTTGGAAACGTACCAAATCGTGGCCCCCTGAAGTTTTATTTATCCCACACAATTGGGTCGTATTAGAACATTGAGGCATGTTCACATAAAAGACAGGCCTGAGATAAATTATCACAAAAGCTGAGGAATCTGTAAATAATGATCATATTTTCCCTCCAGATAGACTAACCAACCAGTCTTCCTGGACCACTTGCAGGGTTCTATCTCTTTCACAAAGCCTTGTAACTTAAATGAGATAGAGATTCTATAAAGCTCAAATAGAatcagatttatttattcattatttactcATTCCTTTTTCATACTTCATTACTTAGTGCTgggaaatacaaagataaaaaagatacaCTTTCAAACGTCATAATTGTTTAATTGCATGAGTGCCTGTTGGTGACAATTTCCACTAGTATCTAGTGCTTATTTgcgatttattttatttttgctactgtgttaaacaaacatatatttagtGCTCTCAGCATGCTTAGTGAAGAAGAATTACAAATGGATAAAACATACCTTTCCCAGCCTCTAAAATATACCTGGAATCAGATAGTAGTTTTAATACACAACACTTATAAATCTGATCTCATTATCTTATAGACCATTTCATTGTGATCTGCTGGAAATAAATCAAGCTTTGACTTTTACATCTGAAGAATATCTCCAAGTTAGCTATACACAAATTGCATTGGAAAGTTAACATAGGTGATATAaattagcttttttcttttattttcttttaggaaagtCTTAATAGGCATCGATACTTGAATTCTTTTTCTCATAGTGAAAATTCCACTGCCGTCTATGGAATAAAtcagttttcatatttatttcctgCAGAGTTTAAAGGTATGATATAATGGTGGTATTAGTTAATTGGCTTCCTCATTTCAACTTGTCTCCTTGATTTTTGAGGAATTGTTTAACTGTGAATCTAGAAAATTGAGTAATagttagcatttattaaatacttaacTAAGTATCAAGCATGGACCAGGTGCTGGCAGGAAAATTAATTCATGGCCACTCTTCTAATTATCCCTTGAGAATTAAATATTATAGAGATAAGCATTTCCATGTGTCTGTAATGGACACTGCCTCATTCAAGTTTTCCAGTGCCGTTTCTATTCAAGGCACCGTGGTTCCATGGGTTACCATAAACCATTACATTCATCTTTATTATCAACCTGGTTCTATCAAACAAGTCATCTTATGTGGCGGCTCCAGCACTATTGTATGAATTGTAATCTTTTCTAGCTTTCAGTGGGCTGCATTTCATGTATGGAAAAGCACATACAAAAATCACAGATGGCAGGCTTTACGAGAAAGCTACTGTTTCTGTTTGAAAAGTTcctccaaaaaaaaccccaagggACCCTCCCTATCATATaatattgtcttttcatttaatgtttctaCTCAGCTACTTATTTAAGAAGCAAAACTTCCAGATTCCCCAAATACTCAGCGGCGGTGCAAATGTCCATCTCCGACGTGTCTTTGCCTTTAAGATTTGACTGGAGAGATAAGCAAGTCGTAACGCAAGTGAGAAACCAGCAGACAGTaagttttaggatttttttctttttaaatcatcttaGCATGGGAAATCACCTTTGAGGTCAATTGCAATCAAACTTATAATGGAAACCACAATTTCTCTAGGTAAAATCACATCCCAATCATTCAAAATATGGCAATAAGAGGAGAATCTCTGTTGGAATGAGGGGCAGGTGTCTAAGTCCGTCTTATATTCTGAGATAAACCTTCCTTGGTGTGTTCTGTCTCTAattaccatcaccaccagcacACTGCCTCAGGGGTGCTTCCCAGTAGCTGTCTCACAGTTACCAAAGCTTCTGTAGAACAGCAGATGGAAGGCTGGAGAAGGTAAACTTGACTACTAAATGCTTAAGTCATTTAAAagggaaactgaaaaaataacatGATTCCAGACACATTTATGGACAGTGTTTCCTGCTTCTCAGGCCTCATCCCTTTAGCTCCACAGTAAACCTTAATCCCTACAGGATCATACACTTTATCTATGACCCTTAGAAATTCAATCAGTTTTGCTATAATAAGACATAAGTTTTCCTAAATATGACCACCTGTGCAAAACCATGAGGTGAAAACGAAGAGATTATGGGAGAATGAGGTTAAGGCACAGCGTTTAAAAACTTAGTGACACATTTGAAAAAAGATAGAAAGTAATAAAAGTAGCAGCATAGTTTTCCAAGTGTTAAATGACTAAGAAATATATAAGTACTGCAATAAGTACAGCAGTTTACCTGAAAAAGACCCAAAGTGTGCCTGTGGGAGTGGAAATTGACAGGGCTGCAGCTTGCGTGTTATTGTGATGGAGAGAAGGTTCTCTGAAATCAGATGTAGGTGGGTGTTCTCATAGCACGCAGTGAACCAATGTAGCTGGTAGACGTTTGAGGGGGGTGGGTATCTGCTTTGCTGACATTCCCTGGCTCTCTGCATTCCCATCATCGGCATAGGTAATGTCAGCTGATGAAGGAAAGCCAATCCCCTAACCACATGCGTATAGTCTCAATTTGTCTGCACAGAAACCTCAACAGGTCATTCAACCTCCCCTTGTAtggcaagtatttttttaataatttgttttttcaattacagttgacacacaaagttatattagtctcaggtgtacaattcagtgattacacatttatataacttatgaagtgatcaccccgataactctagtacccacctagtaTAGAAAGTATTTTGGACCCAGCTATTTCTCAGTCACCATTTATTTAGGATaatcctttttcatttctcagattCTATATTGTTGTGAATTAGATTTTACCACCAAagcatttgctttattatttcattcataatCAAGTATGAAATGGTCTGAAATCCAATCCTTCCAAGCGTGTCCACATTGTGTTAAAGGAGAACTTGTAATTAGGAATCTTTAATTAAAAGAGTATACTAGAGAGAAATTTTTGAGCAGGAACTGCCCTCCTCGGGAAACCAAAGGTAGGTAAACTAAAGCTAGCTATAGGTACGGTGTTGGCAACCTGTATTCACATTTATCAAGGGGTGGAGATTCTGCAGTAGAGTCCCTTAGtgaatattttactataatatgggCACTGCAGATCTAGATATAAATAAGGCCACTTAAAACCATAAAGTTGCTCAAAACTTCACTCTGTAAAGACAGCTActtgttcttccttcctttgccaACTCTGCAGTATATAGTCCTATGACTAAGTCAGGTCTACCCAGTTCTAAATCCTACGCTCACCTCTGCCTTTTCCATCTCTCTTGTGTCTTATCCTTGATTTCCATGTCTTCCatctcctccctttctttcaaGAGTAACTCTTTTATTCTTCTGTTCTAGTTTGTCCAATAAAAGCAAGTTAATAGATCCAGACTCAGGAAGATTTCCAGCCAATATTTGAATGAGGAATGACTCATATGGGTTTCTATCAGTAGGAGATTTCACGTGTATTCATAACATGCACATGCTGGCATCTTGATAGCCTAAAAAGTAATTCATTCAGCTTCTGTGTCCATCAAATAATGAGTAcaaaatatatgacatatatcCATGACCCACCTCACCCCATCACTGCTTCCATCCTTGGGGCAGAGATGGCGGATGACACAGAAGCGGCTTCGGGAGAAACAAGAGGGATGGGAGAATGGGGTGGGAGCTGGTACACTTCTTAGAAACTGAAGTCATCTGTTCAATGAACTGACTAGTCTTTTAAAACTGCATCACTCTAGGTTTGTGTCAGTCTCTAAAATTCACTGTTATCTTGCATTGTCTAATTTACAATAGTGATAGTACCAATTTACctttaattatttgattttgacacttaaaagaaaattgcggttttcttttctttttttcaatttggagATTGAAAAGATGGGCATCTGTATTTTGTAGGTCCTCCAGATTTTGCTCACTTGTTTGATTTGATAACTTGTGATATTGAAAAAATGTTGGTAAACTTGATTTGAACATTATCTGATGGTAAATaccattttgtttctgtttataaacAGTGTGGAGGATGCTGGGCCTTCAGTGTGGTAGGTGTGGTGGAATCAGCATATGCAATAAAAGGGAAGCCTCTGGAAGATCTGAGTGTACAGCAGGTCATTGATTGTTCATATAATAATTACGGCTGCAATGGAGGGTCTACCCTCAATGCTTTGAACTGGCTAAATAAGGTGACTAGTTTCTCAGCCTTTTAAACTCTTTACGTCCTCTTTTGCTCATTTAATGTGCATTCAGAATTCTAACAGTTTACTCTCATTTactaaataatgtttttcagtttAGAAATTTATATGACGAAAGCTTGAATTAATCAGAAGAGTTGAAAATGAATTGCTTCTAGGCATGTCAGTCAGCATGCTCAAAGTGTGAAAAAAATCTTACCTGAGATCTGTTTTCCGAAAaagatttatgtttattttttaacatttcttaataGGCCAACgatgcttttatttttgcagaTACATGTCACATAGTGACCCAGAAAGATGAGAATATATTATTATCCATTTCCATAGAATTTCTGCATATTAAGGTGAAAAGGGACATTAGAGGTCAGCTAATTTAGTAGCTctttttttatagatgaagagatGAGACCTGAGAGGTAAGATCGTAGTGCCAGATCGGTAACTGAGCCAGAATT includes:
- the CTSO gene encoding cathepsin O: MEPLWRLWLLYCWCCCGGGRGAAPADTFTRTGPRSREQQAAAFRESLNRHRYLNSFSHSENSTAVYGINQFSYLFPAEFKATYLRSKTSRFPKYSAAVQMSISDVSLPLRFDWRDKQVVTQVRNQQTCGGCWAFSVVGVVESAYAIKGKPLEDLSVQQVIDCSYNNYGCNGGSTLNALNWLNKTQVKLVRDSEYPFKAQSGLCHYFSDTQSGFSIKGYSAHDFSDQEDEMAKALFTFGPLVGIVDAVSWQDYLGGIIQHHCSSGEANHAVIITGFDKTGSTPYWIVRNSWGNSWGVDGYAYVKMGGNICGIADFVSAVFV